GACAAAGTATGGCGATATGGTCAGTGTCTATCTCGTGCATAATAAAAACAGTGGTCATTTTTCAAAAGAATTCTGTGGTGGCCCGCATGTTGGCAATACGAGCGAGCTTGGCATATTTAAAATTCAAAAAGAAGAAGCATCATCGCAAGGTGTGCGTCGAATTAAAGCCACACTGGGGTAGCTGTCACTTCCTATTGATGTAGAGTTTGCTATACTCTATGTATCGTATGGGATTTTTTTCTTCATCAAGTGGCAGAGGCAATCGTGTACTTATTCTTGATATCAGATCATCAAGTGTAGGTGGCGCGCTTGTTGAGTACAAAGAACCTTCTCATGGTCAAGGCAAAACATTGCCGAGTATTATCTATACCACTCGCAAAGATTTGATTTTCCAGGAAGATCTTAACTTCGAAATCTTCCTGGAAATGATGCTCAAGTCGCTCGAGGAAGTAGTGGTCGATGTACTCCACGCAAAGCTTGGTGCACCGAGCGCTATCTACTGCGTTCTTGCGTCTCCATGGTACGCATCACAGACACGAGTAGTCACGCTCGCAAAAAATACACCGTTTATTTTTACAAAAAAGTTTGCGCAGGAATTGATAGACAAAGAAATAGCTTTATTTCAAAGCGAACAAGTAACTAAGTACCAAGAACTCGGACAAGCAGTTCGCACAATTGAAGAACAGACCATCGAAGTTGCCTTAAACGGCTATAGCGTCAAAGATCCGATTGGTAAGCAGGCGCGGGAGCTATCGATGACGCTTTTTTTGAGCTTTTCTCCAGAGGTTGTTATCAAGGCGATTGAAAATAGTATCCATAAACATTTTCATAATAGGCACATAGCGTATTACACGTTTGCGTTTGCCTCATTTATTACACTACGAGATCTTTTTATGAATGAGGATACGTTTTTACTTGTAGACGTTGGAGGAGAAATAACAGATATATCGATTGTTAAAAATGACCTTTTGTTGCAGTCAGTTTCTTTCCCTTTTGGTAAGAACTTTTTACTTAGAAAAATCAGTAAAGCGCTCGGCAAGTCTGGTGGGGAAGCATTGTCGCTCTACCGTATGTATGCAGATATGAAATTGGAGAAAAATACGATTGATCAATTGGCAAAAATTCTAGCAGAAGCCCGCGTCGAGTGGTTAACACAGTTCCAGCATTCGTTGGAAGACATTAGTAAGGAGTTTACTTTGCCGGATACAATTTTTATGACAGCTGATCGTGACACTGTCTCCTGGTTTGTCGACACGCTCCATGCTGAGGAATTCCATCAATACACGAGTACCAAAAGCACATTTAAAATAGTAACGCTTACGCCGCAGCTTGTGAGTGAATATATTCATTTTGGTTCAGATATGCCGAGAGATTTGGCAATAATGCTCGAAACTATTTTCCTTACTCGAATAAAAGGTGTAAAATAGAACTATGCCTAAAAAAATTGTTGAAGATATGGTCAAATCAAACAAACGTGAGCCGTCAGTATTTTTTTCTGAATTGGCAAAAGCAACAAATAAAAATTTAAGTGGCATGACACCACAAAAAACTATTCCTGTTGGAGAGGTGACTCCACCTTTACCACAAGCTCCAATGCAGTTTGAGCCTATGGTGCAAAAAGCAGCAATACCCACTCCTGTTCTATTATCGAAACCAATACCACCAGTTCAAAGGCCGCCAGCAGGAAGAAAACTTCATCCTGGAGCTATGCTCTGGACTGTAGCTGGACTCACGGTCGTTATCTTGCTATTCGCACTCTCCTTCCTTTTCTCAGGAGCAACAGTAACGGTAAAGCCAAAAAAAGTATCACTTGATTTGGTAAGTGATTTTACTGCCAACAAAGATGCTGTTATGCCGACATTGCCATTTCAACTCATGGCCATAACTGCTGATCAGACTATTGATGTACCTGCTACAAGTAGCACAACTGAAAGTAAGAAAGCAACAGGACGCGTGATTTTATATAATGCCTACAGTGCATCTCCACAAAATTTATTGATTAATACGAGGTTAGAAGCGGCGTCAAATAATAAAATTTACTTTACTGATACGGCAGTTGTTATACCAGGGCAAACGGTTAAAAACGGTCAAAAGATTCCAGGTCAGATTGAAATTGCTGTGACGGCCACTGAGCCCGGTCCAGAGTACAATACTGATTTGACGGATTTCACCATAGTTGGTTTTAAGGGTACGTCAAAATACACAGGCTACTACGGTAGATCAAAAACAGAAATAACAGGTGGCACCTCAGGCCTGGTCAATACAATTACTCCAGAAGCTGCAACAGCGGCATATACTGACGTATCAACCAAGCTAGAGAAAACACTTGCTGATCGTATTCGCAATGAATTACCTGAAGGATTCGTACTGTTTGATGACGCATTGTTTATAACTCTTGATTCAAAAGTACCGCCTACTCAATCATCTGAACCGGCTATACCAGTTACCGCAAGTGGCAGTGCGCAAGCTTTTATCTTTAAAAAGACCGATCTCTACCAGACTATTGCTAAATCATTAGTTCCGAACTTCGATGAATTGCCAGTAACTATTCCTAACCTAGATTCTTTGTCGTTTACACTTACTAATAAAGCAACAATGAATCCAAAGTCTGTCACATCAGTTTCGTTCACTCTCGGTGGTCAAACAAACATTGTATGGGATGTTGCTAGTGAAGAAATCATTGATAGTTTACTTGATAAGAAAAAAAGAGATTTTGAAAGTATTATGAGTACCTATAAAAATATTGATAGTGCATTGGTCGTACTGCGGCCATTTTGGCAGACGACATTTCCGAGTAAACGCGAGGCTATCCATGTGCTACTCTCTGAATAGAGGAATTATGCCCATATATTGCTTGACTCTTCTAGTTATTTTTGTTAAGGTTGTATTTGTTTAAAACATGAGTGAAAAAAGCGAAGAAATACGAATGGGAACTATCACAGAAGCATTACCAAATACGCTTTTTCGTGTGGCATTTGATGAGGTAGGAGAGCCAACGTTGGCATATCTTTCCGGTAAAATGCGGATGCACCGAATCAAAGTATTACTTGGAGATAAAGTGGAAGTTGTCATTGATCCATATGGCGGCAAAGGACGTATTGTCAAAAGATTATAAATAGGTTATTATGTACTCTCACTCATTCATGACGTGAAAGTAAGTTACTAATTAAGGGACATACCCTTAATTTTCAATTGATTAATCATTTTATTATGAAAGTACGCTCAAGGGTAAAAAAAATGTGCGCGAAATGTAAAATTGTTAGCAGAAAAGGTCATTTTCGCGTCATTTGTGATAACCCAAAGCATAAGCAAAAACAGTAATTATGAGAATTCTTGGTATTACAATTCCGAATGAAAAGCGATTGGAGATTGGACTGACGTCTCTTTTTGGTATAGGTATTTCTCGAGCTCGATCTATCTTGGATGAAGTCAAGATTGCTCACAATATTAAAGCCGGTACACTTACCGTTGATGAAGAAAATAAAATTAGAAAAATCGTTGAAGGTCTAAAAATTGAAGGCAATCTAAAGCGTGAAGTCGCTGCAAATATCAAACGACTTAAAGATATCAAAGCGTACCGAGGTGTTCGCCACATGAGACGTTTACCTGTTCGTGGACAACGTACGAAGACAAACTCCCGAACTATTCGAGGCAATGTCCGAAAAACCATGGCATCAGGCCGACGTAAGACTGAGAAAACCTAATCAATAATTATTTAGTATGGGAAAGAAAAAAATTATAACCAAAGAGAAAGATGCAGAAACTGCTGTTGAAGGAGAAGTCAAAGTAGCTGCAGCACCAAAAGTACCAAAGAAAAAGGTAGTGTCTTCAACGCTCCACGTTGAGGCAACATTTAATAATACGAAGGTGGTACTTTCAGATAAGTCAGGTAATACGCTCTTTTGGTCATCAGCAGGGTCTCTCGGGTTTAAGGGTGCTAAGAAAGGTACACCATTTGCCGCTGCTAAAGTTGGTGAAGTGTTGGCAGACAAAGCGTTGGCGCTTGGTATTAAAGACTTTGATGTGATTATTAAAGGTGTTGGCTCTGGTCGGGAATCAGCAGTGCGCGCATTTATGGCTCGAGGATTTGAGCTTACTGGTATTAAAGATATGACGCCAGTGCCGCACAACGGCCCAAAGCAAAAGAAGCCACGACGAGTGTAATATATTTTTATGATAACAGGACCAAAATACAAAATTTGCAGACGATTAGGCTCACATGTGTTTGAAAAATGTCAAACGCAGAAATTTTCAGTTTCTGAAGGCAAGCGAGTTAGAAGTGACAAGCGACCAAAGCAGCTTTCTGATTTCGGTGCGCAACTCTTGGAGAAGCAGCGTATTCGATTTAGTTACGGTATAGCTGAAAAACAATTTAGAAACTATGTCGACAAAGCCATAGCAGTCAAAGGTGTACCAACAACAGAGAAAATATACGAGCTACTTGAAAGTCGTTTAGACAATGCTGTCTATCGTATGGGACTTGCACACACCAGATCACTTGCACGTCAGATCGTTTCTCATGGGCATATGGTAGTGAACGGCAAGCGTACCACAGTACCATCACAGCATATCAAGAAAGGCGACGTCATTACTATTCGTGAAGGCAGTCGCAGCAGTGTGCTTTTTGCTGAACTTGATAAGAAGCTTAAGAATTACACTTCGCCATCATGGATTTCATTTGACCCTACTTCGATGGAAGGCAAGGTAGTCGGCATACCAAAAGGCAGCGATCCAGTCCTTAACTTTTCCGCTGTGCTTCAATTTTATAGTCGTTAACTATTATTAATTAATTTTTTGATAACGTATGTCTGATCATAACATCATGTTACCGTCAAAGCCTCGAGTTGTTTCTGAGACTGACCTCAAAGGAGTATATGAGATTGATAATCTCTACCCTGGGTATGGCCACACGCTCGGCAATAGCCTCAGGCGCATCATCCTCTCCTCGCTCTCTGGAGCTGCTATTACTTCGATAAAAATCGAAGGTGTTTCGCATGAATTTTCTACAATCGAAGGTGTCAAAGAGGACGTCATTATGATTTTGCTTAATTTGAAAAAAGTTCGCTTCAAAATTTCAGGCGATGAATCTCAAGAGGTAACACTAGAAGTCAAAGGTCCAAAAGCTATTACCGCTTCCGATATCACATGTCCTGGGCAGGTTGAAGTACTCACACCTGAGCAGTATATTTGTGAAATCACAGGTAAAGTAAAGATCAGCATGACGCTACGTATTGAAAAAGGTCTTGGCTTTGTTCCAAAGGATGTACATCAAAAAGACAAAACTGAAATTGGTACAATCGCGCTCGACGCTATCTATAGTCCAATTCGTCGCGTTGGTTATGAAGTTGAAAACATGCGTGTAGGGGACAAGACTAACCACAATCGTCTTCGTATGGTAATCGAAACTGATGGTACAATATCGCCACGTGAGGCACTTCAGAAATCAATCGAAATCATGATCATACAGCTTAAGGCAATATTTGACTTCAAGTTTGAAGAGGAGACAGAACCAGTGGCAGTGAAAGCACGTAAAGCAGATGATGCTACTCCTGCTCTAGCTGAAACTGATGCTGACAACAAAGAGGATGTTGCTGAAGTTCTAAAAACTCGTATTGATACGCTCACGCTCTCATCTCGAACACTAAACGCTCTTACCGCTGCAAATATCCGAACGATTGGTGGCGTTGCCCGTAAGCGAAAAGATGATCTCTTGGAGATCGAGGGTATCGGTGAAAAGGGAATTCAAGAAATTAAGCGAATATTATCAAATTACGGCCTTACGCTTAAATAATTGTCAGTTTAATGTATTTGTATGCGACACCACAATAACGTCAGAAAATTTGGAAGAACAACAGGAGCAAGAAGTGCACTTATGAAGTCCCTCGCACTCTCGCTTATTACTCATGGTAGAATCACGACAACACTTGCTAAGGCCAAAGAGCTTCGCCCATACGTTGAGAAGATTGTTACCAAAGGTAAAACAGCCAATACTGGTAGCAAGCGCCTCGTTATTGCGAAGCTTGTCAATCGCAAAACAGAAGTCAAAAAGCTTTTTGACGAGATTGTGCCAAAGTATAAAACTAGAAATGGTGGGTATACTCGTATTCTGAAATTGCCGCCACGCCTAAGCGATAGCAGTAAGATGGCTATTATTGAATTTGTGTAATTTTAAATACTACGCTAGTATACAAACGCTATGAACCACACTATCGATGCCACAAACCAATCAGTCGGACGAGTTGCAAGCAAAGCAGCGGTATTTCTCCTTGGTAAAAATGAAGTAGGCTCAAAGAAGAATGAAGTAATTAATGTAATGGTAACGATAACGAACGCTTCTAAAGCAGCACTTACACCTAAGAAACTGCTCACGACCATGTATGCTAACTATACTGGTTTTCCTGGAGGTTTTTCTGAAAAAAGCATGGGCGAAATAATCAAACGCAAAGGCCATGCAGAAATTTTCAAGCAAGCAATATACGGTATGATTCCAGCAAACAAGCTCCGAAGTAAGATTATGAAGCATGTTATTATCACCGAATAAATCTATGGCAGAAAAAACAACAAAGAAATATACAGAAACTATTGGTCGCCGCAAGACAGCGAGTGCGCGTGTTCGACTGACACCAGGAAGTAAATTTTCAATGATAGTAAATGGTAAGGAGTATACAGAATATTTCCCAACCACAGAGCATAAAAGTATTGCAACAGCTGCACTTGATAAAACTGGTGTCGTAGCAAAATACGAAGTTACCGCAGTTATTACTGGTGGTGGTATTCATGGTCAGGCAGAAGCATTGCGCCACGGTATTGCCCGAGCACTTGTTATTCTCGAAGAAGATAAAAAAACAGATATCAAAAAATTAGGTTTCTTGAAGCGTGACCCACGAGCCAAGGAACGACGCAAATTCGGCCTTAAGAAAGCTCGCAAAGCACCACAGTGGTCTAAGCGTTAAAAGAAAAAGCCGCCTATGCGGCTTTTTCTACGCTTAGACGGGCGCAGTGTTGTTTTGTATTTCGAAACCACGAGCCGGGCTCGCAAGTACATTGTAAAATCAGAGTTAATACTATGATTTTACTTAGTAACTTGTGAGCTAAACGTTCAAATAATCTAAAAAATTCGCAAGGGAGTTTTTGTTTGAAAAACAATATCAAATAAGTATAATGACTCATATGCAAGACGACCAAGAAGAGAAAAAGGAAATACCAGAGACCGAAGAGGCTGTTGATGATGTTGTCGAATTTGTCTTTAATGACGATGGCGAAGAAGACGTCAAAGCAACGCTCAAGAAATTCCGTAAAGATTTAAAAGATTGTAAAAAAGAAAAAGAAGAATATTTAGCGCAACTGCAACGTGAGCGGGCAGATTTTATTAATTACAAGCGTGATGAAGAAACGCGAGTAAAAGATAAACTGGCCTATAGTCGCGAGCGACTTATTATGGATTTCCTACCCGTACTCGACTCGTACGATATGGCATTTGCCAACAAGGAAGCTTGGGAGAAAGTGGACAAGAATTGGCGCATGGGTGTCGAGTATATTCACCAGCAGCTTTTGAAAGTGCTTGCTGACTACCAAGTCTATCCGATCGATACTAAAATCGGTGATGCTTTTGATCCAAATATCCACCAGTCGATTGAAAATGTCACTACAGATGATAAAGAAAAGGATCATACGATCGCTCAAATAACCCAATCAGGCTATAAGCTCGCAGATCGAATTATC
The Candidatus Nomurabacteria bacterium genome window above contains:
- the infA gene encoding translation initiation factor IF-1, with the translated sequence MSEKSEEIRMGTITEALPNTLFRVAFDEVGEPTLAYLSGKMRMHRIKVLLGDKVEVVIDPYGGKGRIVKRL
- the rpmJ gene encoding 50S ribosomal protein L36, yielding MKVRSRVKKMCAKCKIVSRKGHFRVICDNPKHKQKQ
- the rpsM gene encoding 30S ribosomal protein S13, with the protein product MMRILGITIPNEKRLEIGLTSLFGIGISRARSILDEVKIAHNIKAGTLTVDEENKIRKIVEGLKIEGNLKREVAANIKRLKDIKAYRGVRHMRRLPVRGQRTKTNSRTIRGNVRKTMASGRRKTEKT
- the rpsK gene encoding 30S ribosomal protein S11, which produces MGKKKIITKEKDAETAVEGEVKVAAAPKVPKKKVVSSTLHVEATFNNTKVVLSDKSGNTLFWSSAGSLGFKGAKKGTPFAAAKVGEVLADKALALGIKDFDVIIKGVGSGRESAVRAFMARGFELTGIKDMTPVPHNGPKQKKPRRV
- the rpsD gene encoding 30S ribosomal protein S4; amino-acid sequence: MITGPKYKICRRLGSHVFEKCQTQKFSVSEGKRVRSDKRPKQLSDFGAQLLEKQRIRFSYGIAEKQFRNYVDKAIAVKGVPTTEKIYELLESRLDNAVYRMGLAHTRSLARQIVSHGHMVVNGKRTTVPSQHIKKGDVITIREGSRSSVLFAELDKKLKNYTSPSWISFDPTSMEGKVVGIPKGSDPVLNFSAVLQFYSR
- a CDS encoding DNA-directed RNA polymerase subunit alpha — encoded protein: MSDHNIMLPSKPRVVSETDLKGVYEIDNLYPGYGHTLGNSLRRIILSSLSGAAITSIKIEGVSHEFSTIEGVKEDVIMILLNLKKVRFKISGDESQEVTLEVKGPKAITASDITCPGQVEVLTPEQYICEITGKVKISMTLRIEKGLGFVPKDVHQKDKTEIGTIALDAIYSPIRRVGYEVENMRVGDKTNHNRLRMVIETDGTISPREALQKSIEIMIIQLKAIFDFKFEEETEPVAVKARKADDATPALAETDADNKEDVAEVLKTRIDTLTLSSRTLNALTAANIRTIGGVARKRKDDLLEIEGIGEKGIQEIKRILSNYGLTLK
- the rplQ gene encoding 50S ribosomal protein L17 — protein: MRHHNNVRKFGRTTGARSALMKSLALSLITHGRITTTLAKAKELRPYVEKIVTKGKTANTGSKRLVIAKLVNRKTEVKKLFDEIVPKYKTRNGGYTRILKLPPRLSDSSKMAIIEFV
- a CDS encoding uL13 family ribosomal protein encodes the protein MNHTIDATNQSVGRVASKAAVFLLGKNEVGSKKNEVINVMVTITNASKAALTPKKLLTTMYANYTGFPGGFSEKSMGEIIKRKGHAEIFKQAIYGMIPANKLRSKIMKHVIITE
- the rpsI gene encoding 30S ribosomal protein S9: MAEKTTKKYTETIGRRKTASARVRLTPGSKFSMIVNGKEYTEYFPTTEHKSIATAALDKTGVVAKYEVTAVITGGGIHGQAEALRHGIARALVILEEDKKTDIKKLGFLKRDPRAKERRKFGLKKARKAPQWSKR
- a CDS encoding nucleotide exchange factor GrpE, with protein sequence MQDDQEEKKEIPETEEAVDDVVEFVFNDDGEEDVKATLKKFRKDLKDCKKEKEEYLAQLQRERADFINYKRDEETRVKDKLAYSRERLIMDFLPVLDSYDMAFANKEAWEKVDKNWRMGVEYIHQQLLKVLADYQVYPIDTKIGDAFDPNIHQSIENVTTDDKEKDHTIAQITQSGYKLADRIIRPARVNVFAYNPK